From one Plasmodium malariae genome assembly, chromosome: 12 genomic stretch:
- the PmUG01_12074200 gene encoding conserved Plasmodium protein, unknown function, with product MLLTYKCPACLTLLTRNCRLSTTQSKLSNEHLKKIKEFRKTTNLSISICRSILSNNNYDIGKSVNYIFQNLNENYENRKKKLTEGYYCLSSEGNLIGITELNSFNDLISENIYFKELLINLCNGLMNDNINRKTNYLNIDNQKISHYMHLFYKNNKIYIDKKLENIEDINTFKQIYFNRSINQLIKYTSYILNDYIFLRKYFILNLDYLNQLDHLDNLYDITINAYIIKKRYHHKEVRIDDFILCKGFSFAFLLIKSSEKLTDESILILEKLASIICINMLIYKSKHCSKSNLNKFDIHNCFQHNFCNSSINNLGIKEKKKMDIKHIEQIRLTNSNKENSEGTKGCNEDCDDFLQKKVQSICLLSDYLEKLGHQKLKSICTDNTTFLKLITVLEQELKIKIYTNMMYSMLNEDIVIL from the coding sequence ATGCTGCTGACATATAAATGCCCAGCCTGTTTAACATTATTAACAAGAAATTGCCGTTTAAGTACAACTCAGTCAAAACTGTCTAATGaacacttaaaaaaaattaaggaatTCAGAAAAACTACCAATTTATCTATCAGCATATGCAGAAGTAttttaagtaataataattatgacaTTGGTAAAAGcgtaaattatatttttcaaaatttaaatgaaaattacgAAAATAGAAAGAAGAAATTAACAGAAGGTTATTACTGCTTATCATCGGAGGGCAATTTGATAGGAATAACTGAATTAAACAGCTTCAATGATTTAATATCAgagaacatatattttaaagagtTGTTAATAAATTTGTGCAACGGTTTAATGAATGATAATATCAatagaaaaacaaattacttaaatatagataatcaaaaaatttcgcactatatgcatttattctataaaaacaacaaaatatatattgacaaaaaattagaaaatattgaagatataaatacttttaagcaaatttattttaatagaaGTATTAACcaattaattaaatacacTTCCTACATTTTAAAtgactatatatttttaaggaaaTATTTCATACTGAATTTAGATTATTTAAATCAATTAGACCATttagataatttatatgatattactataaatgcatatataataaaaaaaagatatcaTCATAAAGAAGTACGAATCGACgattttattttgtgtaaAGGCTTTTCGTTTGCATTTTTGCTCATAAAATCTAGTGAAAAGCTTACTGATGAGAGTATATTAATACTTGAAAAGTTAGCCTCcattatttgtataaatatgctaatatataaatcaaaACATTGTTCAAAATCAAATTTAAATAAGTTTGACATTCATAATTGTTTTCAACACAATTTTTGCAATTcttctattaataatttaggcataaaagaaaagaaaaaaatggatataaAACACATAGAACAAATACGCCTAACAAATtctaataaagaaaattcaGAAGGTACAAAAGGCTGTAATGAAGATTGCGAtgattttttacaaaaaaaagttcaaTCCATATGCTTATTAAGTGACTACTTGGAAAAATTAGGTcatcaaaaattaaaaagtatttgTACGGATAATacaacttttttaaaattaattaccGTATTAGAGCAAGAATTGAAGATTAAAATTTACACGAACATGATGTATTCTATGCTTAATGAGGATATCGTCATTTTGTAG